A stretch of Palaemon carinicauda isolate YSFRI2023 chromosome 34, ASM3689809v2, whole genome shotgun sequence DNA encodes these proteins:
- the LOC137627011 gene encoding uncharacterized protein: MAALDKLYDHILNNRLKQWFITGEEQAGAKKGRDCEDQILTLRLLIDTARKTRAPLYTIFVDFAKVYDKINKKTLIGLLQRRGCGSNMVEVHIKMHSKSLRKLQSFSFENNDAPFSVKKKESGEPSATAFIKKKQLNFLGKLRSRPDYDRSYFATVINKAIEVQSPISIYIDQLQRTQEDQILDENQTLKTHVNNNFESTRRMTYKQLNPHQL, encoded by the exons ATGGCGGCATTGGATAAGCTCTATGATCATATCCTCAATAACAGACTAAAACAATGGTTTATAACTGGCGAGGAACAAGCTGGGGCCAAGAAGGGGAGAGACTGTGAAGACCAAATTCTTACTTTGCGCCTCTTAATAGACACTGCTAGAAAGACAAGAGCTCCATTGTATACAATTTTTGTAGATTTTGCAAAGGTTTACgacaaaataaacaagaaaacactCATAGGACTACTGCAACGAAGGGGATGTGGGTCAAATATG GTTGAAGTGCATATTAAGATGCATTCAAAGAGCTTGCGAAAGCTCCAGTccttttcatttgaaaataatgatGCTCCTTTTAGTGTAAAAAAGAAAG AATCTGGAGAACCAAGTGCAACAGCATTTATCAAGAAAAAACAGCTAAACTTTTTAGGAAAACTTCGTTCTCGACCAGACTATGACAGGAGTTACTTTGCTACCGTCATAAATAAGGCCATAGAAGTACAGTCTCCAATAAGCATTTACATAGACCAGTTACAGAGAACCCAAGAAGATCAAATTTTAGACGAAAATCAAACACTAAAAACTCACGTGAATAACAACTTCGAGTCAACTCGACggatgacttacaaacagctcaacCCACATCAACTGTAG